The following nucleotide sequence is from Burkholderia gladioli.
CTGGTGGCCTCGAGCGTCAACGCGGTGCCCTCGCTCGAGCACGACCGCATGGCGATCAACCAGAAGTTCGCGCGCTTCATGCCGGCCGGCTTCTACTACAAGACCTTCATGTGGCCGCGCAAGTTCTGGCCCAAGTACGAGGAGAAGATCCGCGAGGCGGCCGGCCTGGGCAAGGCGCCCGAGGCGCTCGACGCCGATCGCTACGACAAGCAGTTCGCGCATTGCGACGTGCTGGTGGTGGGCGGCGGGCCCACGGGCCTGGCGGCCGCGCATGCGGCGGCGGTTAGCGGCGCGCGCGTGATCCTGGTCGACGACCAGCGCGAGCTGGGCGGCAGCCTGCTGTCCTGCCGCGCCGAGATCGACGGCCGGCCCGCACTGCAATGGGTCGAGAAGATCGAGGGCGAACTGGCCAAGCTGCCCGACGTGAAGATCCTCACGCGCAGCACCGCCTTCGGCTACCAGGACCACAATCTCGTCACCATCACCCAGCGCCTGACCGAGCACCTGCCGGTGTCGATGCGCAAGGGCAGCCGCGAGCTGCTGTGGAAGGTCCGCGCCAAGCGCGTGATCCTCGCCACCGGCGCGCAGGAGCGGCCGATCGTGTTCGGCAACAACGACCTGCCGGGCGTGATGCTGGCCGGCGCGGTGTCGACCTACGTGAACCGCTACGGCGTGCTGCCGGGCCGCGAGGCGGTGGTGTTCACCAACAACGACCGCGGCTACCAGGCCGCGCTGGACCTCAAGGCGCACGGCGCCAAGGTCACCGTGGTGGATTCGCGCGCGGCCGGCAACGGCGCGCTGCCGGCCGCCGCCAAGCGGCACGGCATCGCGGTGCTGAACGGCTCGGTGGTCACCAGCGCGAGCGGCAAGCTGCGCGTGCAATCGGTGGAGGTGGCCAGCTACGCGAACGGCAAGGTGGGCGCGCGCGGCGCCACGCTGTCCTGCGACCTGCTGGCGATGTCGGGCGGCTACAGCCCGGTGCTGCACCTGTTCGCGCAATCGGGCGGCAAGGCCCACTGGCATGACGAGAAGGCCTGCTTCGTGCCGGGCAAGGCGATGCAGCCCGAAACCAGCATCGGCGCGGCGGCCGGCGAGTTCTCGCTGGCGCGCGGCCTGCGCCTGGCGGTCGACGCCGGCGTGGACGCGGCCAAGGCGGCCGGCTTCAACGCCGCCCAGCGCCCCGTCGCGCCGCAGGCGACCGACGCCGCCGAGGCGCCGCTCGAGCCGCTCTGGCTGGTCGGCAGCGGCGAGCAGGTGACGCGCGGGCCGAAGCGCTTCGTCGATTTCCAGAACGACGTGGGCGCGGCCGATATCCTGCTGGCGGCGCGCGAGGGCTTCGAGTCGGTCGAGCACGTCAAGCGCTACACGGCGATGGGCTTCGGCACCGATCAGGGCAAGCTCGGCAACATCAACGGCATGGCGATCCTGGCGCAGGCGCTCGGCAAGACCATTCCCGAAACCGGCACCACCACCTTCCGGCCCAATTACACGCCGGTCACCTTCGGCACCTTCGCGGGCCGCGAGCTCGGCGATTTCCTCGATCCGATCCGCAAGACCTGCATCCACGAATGGCATGTCGAGCACGGCGCGCTGTTCGAGGACGTCGGCAACTGGAAGCGCCCCTGGTACTTCCCGAGGAACGGCGAGGACCTGCACGCGGCGGTGGCGCGCGAGTGCCTGGCGGTGCGCAACAGCGTCGGCATCCTCGATGCCTCGACGCTCGGCAAGATCGACATCCAGGGCCCGGACTCGGTCAAGCTGCTGAACTGGATGTACACCAACCCCTGGGGCAAGCTCGAGGTGGGCCGCGCCCGCTACGGGCTGATGCTCGACGAGAACGGCATGGTGTTCGACGACGGCGTGACGGTGCGCCTGGGCGAGCAGCACTACATGATGACCACCACCACCGGCGGCGCCGCGCGCGTGCTGACCTGGATGGAGCGCTGGCTGCAGACCGAATGGCCCGACATGAAGGTGCGCCTGTCGTCGGTGACGGACCACTGGGCCACCTTCGCGGTGGTCGGCCCGAACAGCCGCAAGGTGGTGCAGAAGGTCTGCCAGGACATCGACTTCGCCAACGCGGCCTTCCCGTTCATGAGCTATCGCGACGGCACCGTGGCGGGCGCCAGGGCGCGCGTGATGCGGATCAGCTTCTCGGGCGAGCTGGCCTATGAAGTCAACGTGCCGGCCAATGCGGGGCGCGCGGTGTGGGAGGCGATCATGGCCGCCGGCGCCGAGTTCGACATCACGCCCTACGGCACCGAAACCATGCACGTGCTGCGCGCCGAGAAGGGCTACATCATCGTCGGCCAGGACACCGACGGCTCGATCACGCCGCACGACCTCGGCATGAGCGGCCTGGTGGCGAAATCGAAGGACTTCCTGGGCCGGCGCTCGCTGTCGCGCTCGGATACCACCAAGTCCAACCGCAAGCAGTTCGTCGGCTTGCTGACCGACGACCCGGCCACCGTGCTGGAGGAAGGTGGCCAGATCGTCGAGCCCAATGCCGCGGCCAACGCCGAGGGGCTGACGCCGATGATCGGCCACGTCACCTCCAGCTACTACAGCCCGATCCTCAAGCGCTCGATCGCGCTGGCGGTGGTGAAGGGCGGCCTGAGCAAGATGGGCGAGTCGGTGGCGATCTCGCTGGCCAACGGGCGCAAGATCAACGCCAGGATCACGAGCCCGGTTTTCTATGACACCGAAGGGGTACGTCAGAATGTGGAATGAAACGCGCAACCAGTCCTCGGTGGCCTCGCAGGCGGCCGGCCCGCGGCTCGAATCGCCGCTGATCGGCGCCCAGGACGTGCTCAAGCCCCACCAGGCCCGCGCCTCGCAGAAGTTCCAGCTGCGCGAGCGGCCCTTCCTCGATCTCGTCAACGTGCGCGGCGAGTTGTCGGATCCGGCCTTCGTGGAGGCCTTCGAGCGCGTGGTCGGCTGCCGGCCGCCGGCCAGGCCGAACACGGTGGCGCGCGGCGCCGACTACGACGTGCTCTGGCTCGGTCCCGACGAGTGGCTGGTGCGCTCGAACGGGCCGGTGGCCGCCGGCCTGCTGGAAGGCAAGCTGGCGCCGGCGCTGGTCGGGCTGTACGCGGCCGCGGTCGATATCGGCAGCGGCTACACGGTGCTGGAGATCAGCGGCGAACGCGTGCGCGACGTGCTCGCGCGCGGCTGCCCGCTGGACCTGCATCCGCGCCTGTTCGGCGTCGGCCAATGCGCGCAGAGCCACTACTTCAAGGCCTCGCTGACCCTGCTGCCGACCGGCGAGCAGAGCTACGACCTGGTGATCCGCCGCAGCTTCGCCGACTACTTCTGCCGGATCATGCTCGACGCCGCGGCGCCGCTGGTCTCATGAAGCCGGTCGACGATCCGTTCGCGGCGCTCGGTACTGCCCGCGCCAAGGGGCGCGGCTGGAGCGTGTTCATCGAGGAGCTGAAGGTGCCGGCGCGGATCGGCATCCACGCGCACGAGCACGAGGCGCCGCAGCCGATCGTGATCGACGCGCGGCTCGGCTATCGCTGCGAGCCGGTCGAGCAGGGCGCGATCGGCTTCGTCGACTACGACGGCTACTGCACGCGCGTCGCCGCCTGGCTCGCGCACAAGCCGCATACGCGCCTGCTCGAGACGCTGGTGGTCGAGCTGGCGGCGCTGTCCTTCGAGGAATGGCCGGCGCTGGAAGCGGTCACGCTGTCGATGCACAAGCCGAAGATCCGGCCCGGCACGCGGCGCGTCGGTGTCGAGCTGGACTGGACGCGGGCCGATTACCTGGCCTGGCGCGAGGCGGTCGAGGCGCGTCGGCGCGGGGCGGGCATCGCTGCGCGGGTGGGCGGCACGGGAAGTCTCGGCGCGGACTTCACCGCGCATTGAGCGGCGCTCGCGCCGGCGGGCTTGCCGGCATCAGTGCGCGGCGAGCCGGCTCGACTGGCTTTCGAGTTCGCGCAGGCGCGCGACGATGTCGTCGAGCTGGGTGCGCTCGGCATCCTGCAGGCCGCCGCGTGCCAGCACCGCCTCGAGCCGTGCGAGCCAGAGGGCGATTCGAGCCGGCTCGCCGGGCGTGAGCCGCGCCACCAGTTGCTCGAGCGTGGACAGGTCGGCCTCGATGGCCGTCGGTGCTGCGTCGTCCGTTGCTGAGTCCTCGTTACGATCGCCTGGCATGGTGTCCTCGGTCTGTTGCTGGGTTGGCGCCTCGATGGTGATCGGCGCCGCGTCGCGGGACCGGTCTCTCAGGCCGGCAAGACGATGCCCGGCCGTGGCCGGGCATTCGCGACATTGTGGTCGAAGCGGATGACGCTGGCGAGACACGCGAGCGAAAAACGGCCCGAATGTCCCCTCCAGTGCGTCATCCTCATCCTGTCATCGCCATTGCATCGTTGCGCGGGCGTGCTCAGTGATGGTCCTTGTTGCGCATCGCATCCTTCGCGGCGTCCTTGACGTCGCCATAACCCTTGCGGGCCTCGCCCTCGGCCTGCTGGAGATCGCCCTTGACCTCCTGCTTGGTATTGCCGGTGGCCTTGCCGACCGCCTCGTTGACCTTGCCCTTCACTTGCTCGGCCGTGCCCTTGATGTGTTCCTTGTTCATGATTCACCTCCAGGTTTGAGTGCTTGCAGATCAGCCTGTTGACGGATCGACGCCCGCCGTCACGGGTACCCACTTCCTTGCCGCGCCCCGCTGGCGGCGCGCGGGCGTGACGCTCAGTTCACGTTTTTCTTCTTCAGCTCCGGCGGCAGCCCTTCGAGCAGATCCGCCATCTCGTCGGCGTGTTCCTCCTCGACCGCGAGGATCTGCTCGAACAGGCGGCGCGTGGTCGGATCGCGATCGCCGATGTACTGGACCATCTCGCGGTAGCTGTCGATCGCGATCCGCTCGGCCACCAGGTCCTCGTTGATCATCTCGACCAGGGTGCTGCCTTCCACGTACTCGGCGTGGCTGCGCTGCGCAAGCTGGTTCGGCGCGAGATCGGGACTGCCGCCGAGCTGGACGATACGCGCCGCGATCATGTCGGCATGGCTCTGTTCCTCGTTCGAGTGCGCGAGGAATTCCTCGGCGATGCCCGACGAGTGGATGCCCTTGGCCATGAAGTGATGGCGCCGGTAGCGCAGCATGCAGACGATCTCGGTGGCCAGCGCCTCGTTGAGCAGGCGCAGCACCGTCTCGCGGTCCGCGTGGTAGCCGGCGGTCACGGCGCCTTCGTCGACATGCTGGCGGGCGCGTTCGCGCAGGGTTTTCACATCCGTCAATTGCGTGTTGTGGGCCATCGCAGTTCCTCTTTGTCGGTCTGTCGAATAAGACGGCGGCTGGCGTTTCGCCTGGGGCGAAGCCGGCTGCCTCCGGCGAGGATCAAGCAGGAGCCGTGCCTGTCCGGGCATGCAGGCGCTGACGGCGCGATGCCACGGGGCTTCGCGGGCATGGCGGGCTGACGGGCGTGCTTGCGTGGCGAGGGTGCAGGCAAGCCTGGCGGGAAGGGCTTTGTAATTTGTACAGACGCGAGCATCGAGGCGCATTTCGGCGTGCCGGGGCGCTTATTTGCCCTGGCGCGAGCGGGCGGTGGGCCGCGTTTGCCGTGTTTTCGTCGATTGCGGCGGCCTCGCCGCCAGCGAGGGCGAGCGCTCCTCCAGCGCCGGCGCCGCCTCCCGCTCGCGCTCCGCGCGCCCGGCACCGGCGAACTGCTGCCGGTAGGCCAGCGGCGTGAGCGCCCTGGCCGCCTTGAACTGCCGGTTGAAATTCGCCGCGTTCGGAAAGCCCGAGCGCTCGGCGATCACCGAGACCTGCATGCGCGTATCGGTCAGCAGCCGGCAGGCATGGCCGATCCGCACGCGCGTGATGTAGCGGCCGACGCTCTCGCCGAGATGGCGCGTGAACTGGCGCGTCAGCGAGCGCTCGGACAGGCCCGCGGCCCTGGCCAGCGCGGCCAGTTGCAGCGGCCGCGCGAACTGCGTGTCGATCAGCGCCAGCACGCGGTCGAGCCGCCCCGCCTCGGGGCTGGCGCGCGCGCCCTCGACCGCGCCGAAGGCGCTGGGCGCGGCCAGCGAGGCCGCTGGCGCCCCCGCCAGCCGGTGCAACACCTCCAGCACCGCCGCCAGCCGCCGCTGCGGCTCGGGCGACAGCAGCGCGTCGAGCCGCTCGCGCATCGCCGCGCTGGCGCCGGCCTCGAAATGCAGCCCGCAGGCGGCGCGCCGCAGCAGATCGCGCAGGACGTTGTGTTCGGGGCAGACGTCGGCGAGCCTCTCGATCCAGTCGCCGTCGAACCAGACCACGATCGCGACCTGCGCCGCCGCCGCGTCGATCGAGCGGTTCGAGGCCCAGGTGTGCGGCAGGTTGGGCGGCACCAGCACCAGGTCGTCGGCGCCGTAGGCGGCCACCGAATCGCCGATATAGCGCTTGCCCTGGCTGTTCAGGGTCAGCGTCAGTTCGTACTCCGGATGGTGATGCCACTCGAAGGGGATCCGCGACAGCCGGCGATGGTAGATCCGCACCGAGCAGCCCTGGCCGAAATCGACATGTTCGTAAGCGGGTTTCATGGCCGGATCCGCAATGAGAATGGCGGGATCGTATCACTTCCGTCCACCGTGCCGACATACGATCCGTCTCACCCACAACAGCAGACGGAGACGACATCATGGCCCTCTACATCGACGACCTGCCCGCCGCCATTCGCCAGGCCAAGCGGGAATTGCGCGCGGCGCTGCCCCATTATCGCGAGGTGTTCGCCGAGGTCGAGGCGGCCATGCGCGAGGCGGTGCGCGAGATCGCCGAGGAGCGCGCGCGCGGCGCGGCGGTGATCCCGGAGATCGAATTCGCGGCGATCGTCGCCGGGCGGGTGAGCGAGGCGCAGCTCGCGCGCGTGAAGTCGCGCGGGGCCTGCGTGATCCGCGGCGTGTTCGAGCGCGAGCGCGCCGAGCGCTGGGATCGCGAGATCGCCGACTACGTGGAGCGCAATCGACTCGACGCACGCCTCGAACATCGCGCCGAGGACAAGTACTTCGGCCAGCTGGCTTCCAGCAAGCCGCAGATCCATGGCGTGTACTGGTCGGCGCCGCAGGTGGAGGCGCGCCAGTCGCCGGAGTTGACGCAGGCGCGCGTGTTCCTGAACCGGCTGTGGCGCGCGCACAGCGAGGGGCGCCGCCATTTCGATCCGGACCAGGTGCCGGCCTATGCCGACCGGCTGCGCCGCCGCCCGCCCGGCTCGGCTTCGCTGGGGCTGTCGGCGCATTGCGACGGCGGCTCGGTGGAGCGCTGGATCGAGGCCAACTTCCGCCGCGTCTATCGCCACGTGTTCGCCGGCAACTGGCGCGACTACGATCCCTTCGACGCGGCCTGGCGCACCGAGGTCGAGGAGATCGCCTCGCCGGCGGTCTGCTCGATGTTCCGCACCTTCCAGGGCTGGACCGCGCTGACCGCGCAAGGCCCCGGCGACGGCACGCTGCAACTGGTGCCGATCGCCAACGCGATGGCCTATGTGCTGCTGCGTGCCTTGCAGGACGACGTCGCCGAGGACGACCTGTGCGGCGCGATGCCGGGCCGCGCGCTATCGATCCGCCCCGAGTATCACGCGCCGCTGTTCGAGGCGCTCTCGTCGATCCCGCTGATGCAGCCGGGCGACACGGTGTTCTGGCATGGCGACGTAATCCACGCCGTGGAGGACGCGCATCGCGGCGCCGGCTACAGCAACGTGATGTACATCGCCTCGGCGCCGGGCTGCGCGAAGAACGAGGCCTATCTGCGCCGGCAACTGCCGAGCTTCCTCGCCGGCGAGAGCCCGCCCGATTTCCCGGCCGATCACTTCGAGGTCGATTTCGACGGCCGCGCGAGCGCGGTGGACCTGACGCCGCTCGGGCGCGCGCAGCTCGGGCTGGACGAGGTGGAGACGGCGGCGCGCTGAGGCGCCGCTGGCGGCGGCGATGGCGATGGCACGCCGGCGATCGCGCCGCGCGCCGCGTGATCGTGCCGCCGCGCGCCGGCGCTCAGGGCGTGGCGCTGCTGCAATACTCGGCGAAGCCGGGGCGCGCCGAGAGCCGCTGCTGGTAATAGGCCTCGACGGCCGGCAGCGAGGGCTGCTGGAACGGCGTGCCGAACCAGCGATGCACCGACAATCCGATCGCGATATCGGCGATCGAGAAATGCTCGCCGGCCACGAAGGCGCCGGTGTCGGCGAGCCGCGCGTCGAGGATGCGCATCAGCCGGGTCCAGCCCGCGATCGCCTCGGCGGTGGCTTGCGGATCCTGGTGCGCGGGCGACTTGCGCACGAGGCCCAGGAAGGCGTAGCTCCAGGCGCGGTTGAGATCGGCGGCCTGCCAGTCGAGCCACTGGTCGACGCGCGCGCGGGCGATCGCCTCGGCCGGGTAGAGCGCCGCGCCGCCGTAGCGCGTGGCCAGGTAGCGGATGATGGTGTTCGATTCCCACAGCACGAGATCGCCGTCGCGCAGCACCGGCACCAGGCCGTTCGGGTTCAGCGCCAGGAATTCGGGCGTGTTGGGCGAGCGGAAGCCCGCGCCCCAGTCCTCGCGCTCGAACGGCAACTGCAGTTCGGCACAGGTCCACAGCACCTTGCGCACGTTGATCGACGGTATCTTTCCGAGAATGTTCAGCATGGCGGCTCCGCTCGCGGGGAAGGGGGAAGGCGAGCCGGCAGTGTAGGCGAGCGCGGGCCGATCGGCCATGCACAGTTGAGCGGCGCGTGCGCGGGAGAGTGTGCGGAGGCTGGGCGGGACGGTGCCTCGACAATTCTGCACATCCGGGTTTTTTGCCGCTTGGCATGATGCCTGACGATATCGGCATCGACGGAAACAGGATCATGCGTTTCGGGTGGAGATTACTGGCTGCCGGCTTGCTCGTCGCGACGACGGGCGGATGTTCCAGCCTGACCGGCCTTCTGTATTGCCAACAAAGCGGGATCCGGATCGTGGACCTGCGCTGCTTCCCGCTGACTTCTCCTTGAACGTGGGCGAATCGGAAAGGCCACTGGGACATTTCCGATTGCCGTCCTGGCGATACCCTCAGAACCGCTGCCGGATTCCCAGGCTCACCAGCGCCTGCGAGCGGGATGCCGAGGAATGGCCGTTGCCCTTGTCGGATACCGAGGCGCTGGCCGCCACCACCTGCCCGTTCGCGTCCAGCGTGCTGCCCGAGGCGTGTTGCCAGCCGGCCAGCAGGTAGACGGTGGTGCGCCGCGAGAGATCGTAGGTCGCGCCGGCTGAGACGTTGTGATAGACGGCGCGCTCGTCGAGCCCGTCCAGTTCGCTGCCGCGCGTGTAGCTGTAGCCGAGGAACAGTTGCGCGGCCGGGCTTGCCTGCCAGCGCGTGAACACGCCGGCGATGTTGAAGCTGGCGTGGCCGCGGAACAGCGACTGCGCGCCGGCGCGGTACTGCACGTTGCTGTAGTTGACGCCCACCACCGTCGAGCCGAAATCCCAGGTCGCGCCGGTCGCCACGATCTGCTGCGTCTGCGCGCTCGCGTAGCCCTCGCTGATCGATGAGTTGAAGGTGCCGTCGTCGCCGCTGGCCCAGCCGCCGGCGCTGCTGTCGCCGGGGCCGGTCTTGCTGTTGTCGGAGCGCTCGAAGCCGGCGCCGAGCTTGAGCGGCCCGTTCGCGTAACCGGCGCCCACGCTCCAGGTGCCGCGACGCTTGACGCTGCCGGCCTGGTTGCCGAAGCCGTACATGGCGCCGAAGCTGAAGCCCGCGTAGTTCGCGCTGGTGTACTTGACCGAGTTGTCGACGCGCACCGTCTGGTCGAGATCGTCGATATCGCCCGGATGCGCGCCGAAGCCGCCGATATAGCTGACCGGCGCCACGCCGGACACGAAATCGTCGAGCGGCGTGTACTGGCGGCCGAGCGTGAGCGTGCCGTAGCGCGGGTTGCCGAGGCCGACGTAGGACTGCCGGCCGAACAGGCGGCCGCCCTGGCCGGCGCGGCCGTTGCTGACGTCGAAACCGTCCTCGAGCGTGAAGATCGCGCGCCAGCCGTCGCCGAGCTGCTCGGTGCCGCGCAGGCCCCAGCGGCTGCCCGACAGGTTGCCCGAGCTCAGGCCCAGGTCGGAATGGCCGGTCGCGCCCGGCCCGGTGCCGGTGCGCTCGTTGCTGCGGTAGGTGATGCCGGCATCGACGATGCCGTAGAGCGTGACGGACCCCTGCGCGGAGGCGGCGGTCGCCAGGCTCAGCAGCAGCGGGGCTGCGGTCAGTTGCTTTTTCATGATGAGCGAGTGTCGTTTTATGTGGTCGGGCCGGACGAAGCGGGGCGTCCGGTGATGCGGCGAGGGCGAGTGCGGAGGCGGCGGCCTGGCCGGGATCGACGGCCGGGGCGGTGCGGCATGCCGATGACGGGATCGGCCGCGGCTGGCGCGCATCCTGCAGCCGCTCGCCTCCGTGTGCGTCATGCTAGATGGGACCGGTTCCAGAATGAAGCGCGGCGACGTCAATAGACCGTTGCGTATCGCGTGAGAGTCGGCGGGAGGGGAGCAGTTGTCGTACCTGCTGCGCCGCTCCCGGCAGGGGGCGAGCGCGCTAGACGCGCGAGGCGATCGGTACCTCGAGCCGGCGCTTGGCGGGACGCGAGAGCCAGGCCCGCAGCGGCGCGTCGACGTAGCGGTCGAGCAGGGCGACCAGCACCAGCATGCCGGCCACGAAGGCGGCCAGCGCGGGCTTGCCGTACACGGCGTGCCGATGCGGCTCCAGCAGCCGGTAAGCCAGCAGCAGCACCGGCACATGGAGGATGTAGAGCCCGTAGGAGACGCGGCCGAGCGTCTCGAAGGCGGGCGCGAGCCAGGCCGTCGGCTCGAACGAGGTGGCGGCATGGACGATCAGCGGGATCGCCACGAACACCTCGGCGATCGCGGCCGGGCCGGCCCAGCGCGGCGGGATCTTCGCGCACAGCATCAGCAGCACGGCGGCCAGCGCCAGCAGCGAGACGGCGGCGCTGGCCGGCCGCGGCCCGCCGCGCCGCAGCCGGAACAGCAGCGCGCCGGCCGAGAACGAGAAGCCCACCCGCGCCAGCGCGAGATACCACTTGCCGAGATCCCAGCCCTCGTCGATGCCGTGATGGTCGAGCGCGTAGCGCAGCATCACGATGGCGCACGGAATCATCGCCAGGACCAGGATGCGCGGCACCGCGCGCCGCACGATGGCCGCGAAGGCGAGGTTGGCGACGATCTCGTAGAACAGCGACCAGGCCGGGTTGTTGACCAGGTAGAGCGGCGTGGCGCGCGAGGGCAGCATCAGCAGCGACAGCAGCACGAACAGCGTGGTGGCGAACAGCGACGGAAGCGGCCGGCCGTGCTGATGCGCCATCGCCACGAAGTGGCTCGCCAGGCCCAGCACGATGCCGATCAGGTAGAGCGGGTAGAGCCGGATCAGCCGCAGTTTCGCGAAGGCGAGGAAACCGAGCGCGCCCGAGCGCAGCCGTGCCTCATAGGCGTTGGCGACCACGAAGCCGCTGATCGCGAAGAACAGGTCGACCGCCAGGTAGCTCTGCGGGAAGCTCGGCGAATGGAACAGCAGCGGCGCGTGGCGAAACACGATCAGGATCGCGGCGAGCCCGCGAATGGCATCGAGGTTGGCGTACTTCCACTTCGTCATGGTGAATGAAGCGCGTTCTCTGGTGGCGCGGCGGCCGGCGCCGGCTGGCGACCGGGGCGGCTCGACGGTGATGGGCGGCAGGCAGCGGCGAGGCCATGGCGAGGGCAGCGGCGAGTCGCTGGCCGTCGCGGGCGGTGCCGCGGGTGCTGAATATCGGCGGGCGTGATTGTAAGCCGGGATGCGAGGCGCTTGCAGAGGCTTTTCCGCTTGCTTGCGGGTCGCCAGGCGAGTGGAACAGGAGGGGTAAGCGAAGCGGACTTCAGTTCGATGACGCGGCAATGCCCCCGTGCCGGCCGCTGTTTTCGATGGCGCCGACACGGCCGCGTGCGATACTCGCCGCTCGTCCGCGCGAGCGGAGCCAGTCACCGGAGGAGCCGCCGTGTTCGCGAGTTATGATCCGACCCATACGGGTTTCGTCGCCGAGATCGACGGCTGTCGTTGTGTCATCGAGGGCATCGCCTCGCCGATCGCGGACCAGATCGACTGGCGCTGGACCATCTCGATCGCGCACCTGGACAATCCCGACGGCATGGATCCCGACAAGTTCGACGTGCTGGCGACGGGGGAGACGGTGACGCCGCTGCAGGCCTCGCAGCAGATCGTGGCCTGGCTCGATGCGCATCCGCCCGAGGACGATGAGGAGGAAGACGCTTCGCCGGAAGGCGGCGAGGGGCGCTGAGCGGCGCTTCTTGCGCCGCCCGCGCCTGAAAGGAACCTGGCTTCGAGGGGCGGCGCGCCC
It contains:
- a CDS encoding DUF1479 domain-containing protein, which encodes MALYIDDLPAAIRQAKRELRAALPHYREVFAEVEAAMREAVREIAEERARGAAVIPEIEFAAIVAGRVSEAQLARVKSRGACVIRGVFERERAERWDREIADYVERNRLDARLEHRAEDKYFGQLASSKPQIHGVYWSAPQVEARQSPELTQARVFLNRLWRAHSEGRRHFDPDQVPAYADRLRRRPPGSASLGLSAHCDGGSVERWIEANFRRVYRHVFAGNWRDYDPFDAAWRTEVEEIASPAVCSMFRTFQGWTALTAQGPGDGTLQLVPIANAMAYVLLRALQDDVAEDDLCGAMPGRALSIRPEYHAPLFEALSSIPLMQPGDTVFWHGDVIHAVEDAHRGAGYSNVMYIASAPGCAKNEAYLRRQLPSFLAGESPPDFPADHFEVDFDGRASAVDLTPLGRAQLGLDEVETAAR
- a CDS encoding porin is translated as MKKQLTAAPLLLSLATAASAQGSVTLYGIVDAGITYRSNERTGTGPGATGHSDLGLSSGNLSGSRWGLRGTEQLGDGWRAIFTLEDGFDVSNGRAGQGGRLFGRQSYVGLGNPRYGTLTLGRQYTPLDDFVSGVAPVSYIGGFGAHPGDIDDLDQTVRVDNSVKYTSANYAGFSFGAMYGFGNQAGSVKRRGTWSVGAGYANGPLKLGAGFERSDNSKTGPGDSSAGGWASGDDGTFNSSISEGYASAQTQQIVATGATWDFGSTVVGVNYSNVQYRAGAQSLFRGHASFNIAGVFTRWQASPAAQLFLGYSYTRGSELDGLDERAVYHNVSAGATYDLSRRTTVYLLAGWQHASGSTLDANGQVVAASASVSDKGNGHSSASRSQALVSLGIRQRF
- a CDS encoding ferritin-like domain-containing protein, which translates into the protein MAHNTQLTDVKTLRERARQHVDEGAVTAGYHADRETVLRLLNEALATEIVCMLRYRRHHFMAKGIHSSGIAEEFLAHSNEEQSHADMIAARIVQLGGSPDLAPNQLAQRSHAEYVEGSTLVEMINEDLVAERIAIDSYREMVQYIGDRDPTTRRLFEQILAVEEEHADEMADLLEGLPPELKKKNVN
- a CDS encoding helix-turn-helix domain-containing protein, translating into MKPAYEHVDFGQGCSVRIYHRRLSRIPFEWHHHPEYELTLTLNSQGKRYIGDSVAAYGADDLVLVPPNLPHTWASNRSIDAAAAQVAIVVWFDGDWIERLADVCPEHNVLRDLLRRAACGLHFEAGASAAMRERLDALLSPEPQRRLAAVLEVLHRLAGAPAASLAAPSAFGAVEGARASPEAGRLDRVLALIDTQFARPLQLAALARAAGLSERSLTRQFTRHLGESVGRYITRVRIGHACRLLTDTRMQVSVIAERSGFPNAANFNRQFKAARALTPLAYRQQFAGAGRAEREREAAPALEERSPSLAARPPQSTKTRQTRPTARSRQGK
- a CDS encoding CsbD family protein produces the protein MNKEHIKGTAEQVKGKVNEAVGKATGNTKQEVKGDLQQAEGEARKGYGDVKDAAKDAMRNKDHH
- a CDS encoding glutathione S-transferase family protein; amino-acid sequence: MLNILGKIPSINVRKVLWTCAELQLPFEREDWGAGFRSPNTPEFLALNPNGLVPVLRDGDLVLWESNTIIRYLATRYGGAALYPAEAIARARVDQWLDWQAADLNRAWSYAFLGLVRKSPAHQDPQATAEAIAGWTRLMRILDARLADTGAFVAGEHFSIADIAIGLSVHRWFGTPFQQPSLPAVEAYYQQRLSARPGFAEYCSSATP
- a CDS encoding sarcosine oxidase subunit gamma, whose protein sequence is MWNETRNQSSVASQAAGPRLESPLIGAQDVLKPHQARASQKFQLRERPFLDLVNVRGELSDPAFVEAFERVVGCRPPARPNTVARGADYDVLWLGPDEWLVRSNGPVAAGLLEGKLAPALVGLYAAAVDIGSGYTVLEISGERVRDVLARGCPLDLHPRLFGVGQCAQSHYFKASLTLLPTGEQSYDLVIRRSFADYFCRIMLDAAAPLVS
- a CDS encoding sarcosine oxidase subunit alpha family protein → MSQKDRLGAGGRINRAIPLTFTFNGRTYQGFQGDTLASALLANGVHFVARSFKYHRPRGIVTADVAEPNAVVQLETGAYTVPNARATEIELYQGLVASSVNAVPSLEHDRMAINQKFARFMPAGFYYKTFMWPRKFWPKYEEKIREAAGLGKAPEALDADRYDKQFAHCDVLVVGGGPTGLAAAHAAAVSGARVILVDDQRELGGSLLSCRAEIDGRPALQWVEKIEGELAKLPDVKILTRSTAFGYQDHNLVTITQRLTEHLPVSMRKGSRELLWKVRAKRVILATGAQERPIVFGNNDLPGVMLAGAVSTYVNRYGVLPGREAVVFTNNDRGYQAALDLKAHGAKVTVVDSRAAGNGALPAAAKRHGIAVLNGSVVTSASGKLRVQSVEVASYANGKVGARGATLSCDLLAMSGGYSPVLHLFAQSGGKAHWHDEKACFVPGKAMQPETSIGAAAGEFSLARGLRLAVDAGVDAAKAAGFNAAQRPVAPQATDAAEAPLEPLWLVGSGEQVTRGPKRFVDFQNDVGAADILLAAREGFESVEHVKRYTAMGFGTDQGKLGNINGMAILAQALGKTIPETGTTTFRPNYTPVTFGTFAGRELGDFLDPIRKTCIHEWHVEHGALFEDVGNWKRPWYFPRNGEDLHAAVARECLAVRNSVGILDASTLGKIDIQGPDSVKLLNWMYTNPWGKLEVGRARYGLMLDENGMVFDDGVTVRLGEQHYMMTTTTGGAARVLTWMERWLQTEWPDMKVRLSSVTDHWATFAVVGPNSRKVVQKVCQDIDFANAAFPFMSYRDGTVAGARARVMRISFSGELAYEVNVPANAGRAVWEAIMAAGAEFDITPYGTETMHVLRAEKGYIIVGQDTDGSITPHDLGMSGLVAKSKDFLGRRSLSRSDTTKSNRKQFVGLLTDDPATVLEEGGQIVEPNAAANAEGLTPMIGHVTSSYYSPILKRSIALAVVKGGLSKMGESVAISLANGRKINARITSPVFYDTEGVRQNVE
- a CDS encoding dihydroneopterin aldolase, with translation MKPVDDPFAALGTARAKGRGWSVFIEELKVPARIGIHAHEHEAPQPIVIDARLGYRCEPVEQGAIGFVDYDGYCTRVAAWLAHKPHTRLLETLVVELAALSFEEWPALEAVTLSMHKPKIRPGTRRVGVELDWTRADYLAWREAVEARRRGAGIAARVGGTGSLGADFTAH